The following nucleotide sequence is from Corylus avellana chromosome ca7, CavTom2PMs-1.0.
ATCATAGACACATGGGTTTTCAACCCAATCTTGTGTTTATCAAACTGAtcaatattttgagaaaaatctGAGTGGCATGGAACTGTGTGTGTATTGTATTGGATGTTATTTTTTGTAATCCACAAATAAAGAATATCATTAATGCAACTCCATAATTTCATAGATCTATGAAGCATGTCTGTCaagttcatttgaaaaatattgatcaCTTTCCTCActcttaaattatatattttttaaatgatgtgatcTTCTCGTTATTCTTGCAATTTTGGCATGGAATGCTAACCCACCTGACTCctataaaattttgataataagaTGAAATAGAAGtttcatttgtttatttattgggGGACTAGAAATTTAAAGACTATGATGGGTCCAAAACAAAGAACCCCCCATGGCTGTCTTTTCTGAACCCCAttgattaaatatatatatatatatatataatttgaaaatataacaTGAGTGGCTTTGTTTAACAAAATGCCCATCAATTTTCAGGCTTTATTTTTACATATTGGACAAAGTccatattttttactttaaaataaataatgccTTCCAAAAGTCCAACCgatatcaatatattttttttgttttttatttggaaagttttaaaattgaaaCCCATTTTTGTTTTGACGAGTATTTTGCGTTTTTGAGACATATATttgttaacctttttttttttttaatttttttttttgacatgtctacgcAAAGAAATAAAGATTCAAACTAATAGACTTGTCTTCATTAAACGTGATGTACAATTGATTAAGCTACTCTTAAAGAATATTTGTTACCGTATTTTGCTTGccaagacaaaacaaaaatataaagaacATAGTTCACTCTCGCAGGGTTTAGCCTATGGATTTTCCAGTGATCCCGCTATGAAAGATATCCATTAAATAATTGCTAAAGAAAAAGTAGTCAATAATCGCTCTCCGTCTCtgactctctttctctctctctctctgcagtgaaaagaagctttttttttcGAAAGAGTAGGTGAGTATGACGACAAAAAGAGACTGGCCACCTTACCAGGccatcatctttttcttttgtattggTCTTGGAAAAGGTCAAGCCTGAGAAGGATTTTTTATATGGTGGATTCTTTGACAAACGTTAGTCTCTCGGATACTGAAGGACAATTTGGGCATCTCCTCATCTCTCGAAAGGGATTTTgacaaacagaaaaaagaaaagaaaagaaaagaaaggagatTTAGACAAAGAGAAACCCCACGAGCCCTCGTTTCTTTTCAAGCATCCAATGTCTCCTTTATCCCTCATTTTAGTCACCTTTCATCCCTTTTGAGGTGACCCTGCTTTTCTTCTAAACCTAAATTTTGGTGTGTTTTCCAGAATCTGTTTGATTTGGGTGTACTCACTCGACTGCTCTTCGAGTCATGCTCCATGATCGATTACTCTATAATGAGTGGACTCTCTAATCAACCCAAAATGATTATATACACTTACATTCTTCATGATATGAAAAAGCtgatggaaaaaaaaacaaaaaaaaaacaaatattgacaAGCAATGCAATATGCCCAGATTTATGATATGGGTCAAAAGAAGTTGACATGGATTAGTTTTGAAGGTACAATTAAGGTGGCTTTGGCATTTTGTGAGACATAGCTAATACTAAAATCCAAGTTTGGTTTCATGGTTTTATCACTGCCAACTACTAATTGGTGATACAAatttcagtctattaaatatgtatttttagaaaaatgcatgtgaaaattatatatatatatacgtcaGTTTGACaaattaaattgagaaaaaaataataaaaatcgaGACCATATAACTATTAGTTACAAGTTTAATGTCCCAAAGGAAAAGTGAtactaaaagagaaaaataatgtgTTAATTTAATGTGTCTTGTAGGGGTATCATAGGGATGGAGAGCCTCGTATGTACGATGCTATAGCAGTAAAGTCATATAGCATGCTATGTATAGCATAATAGCAGCAGTATGGGACAAAGGTGGACGGGAGGTCACCAACTCCCACTTGCTTCCCAACAAGATTAGAGAATGTGGAAATTGGGTTGTTATTATATTATGTCTAATAggaagatgtatatatatgcattcaCTCCAACAGTCATTACCCACAAATTTTCTTCCTCCTATTTGTCCCTTGTGATCTCTGGTGGAGTGATCAAAATTGTCCACTTTTTGACGTTTTGACATTCAGGGGTATACCATTGTAGCACAGGTCTATGTaaactttcttcttcaattaaaaaacacaCGAATTGGTTTACTACTTTCAATGCAAAAAGCCCCTCCTCCATTACAAAAGCTTAAAGATTTATACTTTATAGCGTGAGACCCTTCAGAGAGAAGGCTCACTGGTCAAAAGCTtgtatcttttttgttttcttagccGTATTTTTATGAGTTTATGCCAGCACTTGAGCCCTGCTATGTTCAGACTCTGTTAGCAGCAAAAAACGGTTACTTTGTGGGTACTTCCTAGCAGCTCTGCCTTGCTGAAATGCAAGAAGACAAGTGGAAGTTTTGGAGTCTAATTAGTGGTCTCTGAGAACCCCATTTGGTCTGTTGGATTGGTGGGTCTGGTTCGTCTGGGCATTTACTTGTTTTGTCGTAGTGTGTAATGGTAACTGTTTTTTGTTCctgttttgcttttttcttgCTTCCATGAAATGCTTATGACTTACTGAAATTACTGTTTGGGATGGTTTTCAGAGATGGGGTTTGAGGGGAGTGGAGTTAAGGAACTGCTGAGACTGAGAGTAACACCAAAGCACATGCGTTCAAAGAGGTAGCTATCTAATTCAGGGTTCCTTTGTTAGTTAGCAATCATTCTGCTTATACGCTTTTCAGATTTTGGTATGGCACTTCCTGGGGGGCATTAACTCGAACGACATCTGAGATTCGTTGTAGGGAAAAAAGGGAACTTGAGCTTTCATAGCTATAGAAATTAGTATATCACCCTGTATGTTCTACAGTAATAAGCCTGACAACACATACGTGATCAGTGATCACCCTTTTATTTTGGTTACTATCCATAGTTTCTTTGAGTCATTCCTTCCAAATGGGTAGATCCCTGAAGGGTATCTGGTTGATATGGAAACCCAAGGTCCAGAGCTTCAAGAAATGGTGAAAATGgattattttatgaataattaaaTTCTTGAATCTGGGCTTTTAGGCATGAAAAGATACGTCCCCTGCTTGGGATTATACATGGGTGGTAAAGTGTATACGAAGTTGTCCAAAATTGCAATAGCAGACTTCAAATCCTGCATTCTCCAATGTCTTTCTATTGATTCTTTTCATATCTCGTGCTCTGGCAGCTTTCCTGGTAAGAAAAAAGTCGAGGAAGATAACCTGGATAGGTCCTTTGAAGCCTCTGATCATATAAAGCAGGTAAGATTGGTTACTCCTTATCCTTCAAGGATTTATCCACTTCATCTTATGTTTGATTGTATATCTTTCTGCATTTTAAGAACCTAGTGCAATGCCATCCAGAACGTGTGATTCCCCAGTAGTTGCAAGTATAAGGCCTTGCCTTGTTGAGCTGAGTGGATACCTTTTACTAAACAAATGACCATTTCATACTGCTCTCATGCAGTGCTTTTTCAAGAATTTTAATTCTAGGAATAATTACACAAGCCACTCAGATTTCTAATTAAAGCTTTGATCTGGTTTCAGGATATGGAGCACTTAAAGGATATTAAAACCAAGAAGAAACAGTCCCCTAAGGCTGAAGTCCAAGATTCTTTAAAGCAAGAGGTACGGAACTAAACTTTTACTTCTTAATAACCATGTTTAGAAGATGCCAACAGCTTAATCTAATCGCTTAGTCTAATCGTTTTTCTGGGTCATTGGCTTCATTCTGCAGTATATTGCGACTAGGCTCCAGCTTTATGGCTTTTATTTCTACTAATTACTTATTTATATGTTACATATCTTGCTAGCAGATTCTACAACTTGAGAAGAGATTACAAGACCAATTTGAGGTCCGCCACGCCTTAGAAAATGCATTGGGTTATAGGTCTTCCTCTCATGATAATACAACTGAAACGTTAGTGCCTAAGGTAATCAATCAACATCTTGCAAACACAGATGTAGGGTTTGTGTTTatgtgtagagagagagagagagagaaacactatgTACGCGAACTATTGACATAGTTACTGCTACGTatcattttagaaattttatccatagtgttttttttttttttgtaaatttcattCTAATATCTTGAGGTGTTGCATGATCTCATTATATTGCTCCAtcattttaaccaaaatttctTTTACCAAGAAAGAAAACCAATATTTTGAACTGTTTTCAACTATCAATATCTTTGGAGAATTCtcactgcatttttttttttttttatcatagaTACCATGTGTTATCTGACTGCATAAATGTACATGTAATTTATGTTTTGGTTTGTCTTTTGCTTAATAGTAGCTGCATTTTAACAATAGTTTTTGGATGACTCCAGCCAGCCACAGAGTTAATCAAGGAAATTGCAGTACTAGAGTTGGAAGTTGTGTATTTGGAGCAATATCTTCTCTCCTTGTACCGGAAAGCATTTGATCAACAAATATCCTCTGTATCTCCACCTGCCAAGGATGAAAGATCTAAATCACCTATAAATACTCCAAAATTGAGGATCCTCCAAGCTTCCAGGCCTGATATTACATCAATGAGGGAAAGTTCAGCAGTACAATCTGGTTGTGAGGCACTTGACAATCCGTGCAAGGAACCCAATGCAATTGGTGGAGAAGAGAAGCTATTAGATTCTGGTGTTCATCGCTGTCACTCCTCATTATCCCAACGTTCAGCATTTTTGACTAGAACTTCACCTCCAGCGGATTCTTTGGCTAAGGCTTTACGAGCATGCCATTCCCAACCTTTGTCAATGATGGAGGTAATTAAGTCCAATCACACAATTCACCTGTTCCTAGTTAGAGCTTGGCTCCTTTAGTATTGCTAATTGCATGGAGCCACATCATAATAAGATGTCTTACCATTAGTTTCtagaaggaaaaggaaacaCTGATAGTTTCAGTTTTCTTTTGCCTTTCTTCTAGGCAATAGAATGATGATAAAAAAATGGCATTATACCTTTGATGTGGAGATGTTATTGGCAGCTGCTATAATATTATGATACAAAATATAGACGAAACTATATATGAGTTGGCTTCAAGTTACATCTGGTGTAATTCTTTGTGATGTTATATCTCTCTATAACTTCTCATTGGAATTAATATGTTATCAAGCCTAGTGATGGATTAAATATCTTCAACACACTTATCATGCATGTTGAATTTGACGTCAATTTGAtgttaattacattttaatcGAAACTCATGTTTTGGAGatttttaagatatatatatatataaataaaaattaaaaaaaaaaaaacaaaaaaaaaaaaactaagctTTTGAATATTTTCTAGATTAGATGGTTTTAATTTCTGGTCATGTTGATATTTGGTGAGCATAATGAAAAAGTAGAGGTCATCTAATCCAATACTGAGTTTGCCAAAATGTTGATCCAATAACAAATATTGAGTGGTGTAATATAGTCAAGGAGTTACACCAAGTATAACTTGAATTTTACcctatatgtgtgtgtgtgtattgcaaatggattatgattttcatttgcTTCTCTACAGTATGCTCAGCATGCTTCATCAAATATAATCAGTCTGGCGGAGCATCTTGGTACCCGCATCTCTGATCATGTTCCAGAGACACCTAACAAGCTTTCCGAGGACATGATCAAGTGCATGTCAGCGTTATATTGCAAGCTAGCTGACCCCCCTTTGACACATCATGGCCTGTCATCTCCCAATTCAACCATGTCATCCATGAGTGCATTTTCTCCACGAGATCAGTGTGATATGTGGAGTCCAGGGTTCAGGAATAATTCATCTTTTGATGTACGCTTAGATAATCCTTTCCATGTGGAAGGACTCAAAGAGTTCAGTGGACCATACAGCACAATGGTTGAAGTACCTTGGATTTACAGAGATGGTCAGAAACTGGGTGATACTGAACCTCTGCTACAAAATTTCAGGTGACCCTATATGATATGTTTAcccaagaaaatatattttgccAATGATGTTGAATTTAATTTGGAGGGGTCAAAAACATATATTCCGTTCGAATTCTATGCTCTCTTACAattttcattatcattattGGTTGTTCTGTTACAGGTCACTTATCTGTCAATTAGAAGAAGTTGATCCTAGGAAGTTGAAACATGAAGAGAAGCTAGCCTTCTGGATTAACATACACAATGCATTGGTGATGCATGTAATGATTCTCATTAGTAGATATGTTAAGTTTACGGTGTTAACTCCTTTGCATAGTTTTATTTCTGATGCCAGTGAAATTTAATCAGTTTGTTGTTTTGGAATAGGCATTTTTGGCTTATGGGATTCCACAAAACAATGTAAAGAGAGTTTTTCTACTCTTAAAGGTAGGACGAGCATTATTGGTCCTGTAGGTGAATAGTCAGTATGATTATTTGTCTTCTTAAACTTTTCCACTATCCAGGCTGCATACAACATTGGGGGTCACATCATCAGTGCGGACACTATACAGAGTTCTATCCTGGGTTGCCGGATGTCTCGTCCTGGACAGGTGGGTCCTGAgccttggggtttcatttttttaactAATTGTTATTTGACATTTGTTTTGATATCTTCTGTGAATGTGCATTTGAATTCTGTGAAATGGTTCTGAATGCAAATTTGATTGGTGGCGCCTTGaaagtttttctctttaatagACACAAGGCTGCAGAAGTTCATAAGCCTCtcctcttatttctttttgctCTTCTCAGTAGGACGTCAAACTATATATTATCTAAAATAATGCTCTCAAGACACAATGAAGCTGTTGTTTTCCTTTCAGTTTGTAATTTACTTAGGGATCTTCTTCCAAATTCATCGTTGTAGTGAGGCTGATAAAAATTGCTTCTGCTTGTAGTGGCTTCGCTTGTTACTTTCTCCAAGAACGAAATTTAAATCTGGAGATGAACGGCAAGCATATGCAATTGAGCATCCAGAACCCCTTTTACACTTTGCACTCTGTTCGGGAAGCCATTCTGATCCTGCGGTAATTCttatttctttatctttttccagCTTTATGAATCATTTCACTCGCATGTCTGGTTACATATGCAGTGTAGAGATGCTTCATCTATGTATATTTTTTACTCAagaatcgttttttttttttctgaatcgGTGTGACAatcttacccaaaaaaaaaaaaaggaaaaagaatcaaTGAAACTAATGAAAGGACAATACTCATTTCCCTTTGACCAGGAAAATTTATTGGGACTTACTTTCATATTTACATTGTCAATATCATTTCTAAGCATTCTGGTTGACTGTATTATAGGAGAAACAAAGGCTAAATTTAGGGTTTACTTCTTCACAATCCCATGAACTATTCTTGTAACATTCTGGTCTCATATTGGGAAAGAAAGGAGTAGCGCACATAGAGtagataatttataaagatagttatgagtgATAAGTTTAACTTTGCGTAGTTATTAGGTAAAACTGaactttataagaaattttaggaaagctccaaattgactaatcctTTTGAAAAATTTGTAAGGACTCAGGAAAAATGGTTATTCACATCTGCGTTATGATCCCAAAAtaactaatcaatttggagttttcctaGAATTCCTTATGAGAAGTTACTTTGTGGTAGCTAGGTTCTAACTGCAAAACAGGATGAAGCATATAAGTACTAGCATCCCATGGGAATGATTTAATCTTTTAATCTTTGGTCTTGTTCAGGTTCGTGTGTACACACCCAAGAGAgtattccaagagatggaagcTGCAAAAGAAGAGTACATTCGGGCTACCTTCGGTGTAAGCAAGAATCATAAAATCCTCTTACCAAAGATCGTTGAGTCATTTGTGAAGCACTCTGGTTTGTGTCCAGCTGGAGTGATAGAGATGATCCAACTGTCTTTGCCTGAATCTTTGAAGAAGAGTGTTAAGAAATGTCAACTAGGGAAATCCCACAAGAGCATCGAGTGGATTCCTCACAATTTCACCTTTCGGTATTTGATATCTAAAGAGCTTGTTAAGTGACTCTGCTTGCATAGGCTGCTGCTCAATACTTGAGGTAGATTGCATTGTTCGTAAGAAATTTATACTAGgagaatttatatttttcttttgtacaaAGTAGAATGTGTAGCCAGAAAAGGGAGGATAGAAGTGTGATCTATGGCTTTTTGTACTCGTATTATGTGATCTCCATCTATATGTCAACCATAGAAACATATCTAATATTGTTGTAGTGTTGTGCGAGAGTGGAGATCTGCATTGAACAATGTAAATACATATGCTCCCCGGTTCATTCATGATCTAAACTGTACTCTGATTACTCTGTAACCATGAACTATTTGCTCTCCGcgttttatttgatttcatgCATTTAAAATATAGTTGCCTGCTACCATCAACGGTCTCCACAAATTGGTGGATACAATAGGTGAAATTCATCATCAATGGTAATTAGTAAAACTTACATGCATGTTACACTAAAAGGTGAGGGTATTCGTCCACCTATATGAGGGCTAAACACATGTTTGTGAAgagtgttaaattattaattaaataattaaatttataatttttattgattaaaaatcACAATAACAccgtcgaaaaaaaaaaaaaaaaaaaaaaaaaaaaaaaaaagtctcggGTCAATTCATTCCTTAGTTTTATTTCACATTAAGATGTTATTAAAGCTTCCATAATAGTGTAATAAGCTTTAAAATCAGATCGAAGAAAGATTTAACACTCTAGTATGGCCTCTCCCCTGGAATATTTCCAATAGGATTATATAAACATATGGTTATACTACTGCCATACTTCAAACATCTAGCTTGAGCACACCCCAACTCCAAAGACTTCCTCCACACGACAAGAGTATAGGCGTTGCATGTGTGGTGGTTCGACAGGCATGTGTTGGTGGCGTAGTTATAGTGTTGCTTCTCTTGCACCCATCTATCAACGACCATGCGTGGTGTCATGGTCTTGTTGAATATTGTCCACACCTGGTTTCCCTGATACTTGTGGTGCAATTTCGTAAGACCGCATCCcatgttatttttttggtatcGGACTACTCGGCCTGCGGCATTAGCTAGCTCCTCACTCCACTTGAGCGGGCTAACCCCAACTGCTGCCCTTGCTTGGTTGTGTGCTTCAAGGTACTCCTTGGCTGCGGTTGGCAGTGGCGCAGCCCCTTGCGCAACGATGTGAGGTATGGCTAGAGCCATGATGAGTATAAGCAATGCGTAGGCCATTTTCTATATGTAGTGTACTATGACCAATATTGGTGCAAGTGGGAGTTGTAATTATAtcattcacacacacacacacacacacacacacacacacacatatatatatatatatatatatatatatatatataaaatgtaggggttttatttgtaattcatTTAATTGGcttaaagaagaaaacaaaaaggtcctaaattctctctctttatttaattttctttttattttctcttggaTTCACTTTATATATTAATgtaagacaattaaaacgtagggGGTTTTAGTTTTTggatttgatatatataaaatgtaggggttttatttgtaattcatTTAATTGGcttaaagaagaaaacaaaaagttcttaaattctctctttttatttaattttctttttattttctcttggtTTCAGTTTATATAttaatgtgagacaattaaaatatagGGGGTTTTAGTTTTTGGATTTGGCTCGCATGCTGTAATTTTAATGACAGCATATATGCTGTAGTGTAAGCAACGGTTAAAATTGACTCTCAAAGTTTACTTACTTTGAGAAGCTTTTAATATGAGagataaaatgaagaaatttttttagatatttaatcttgaccgttgctGAAACTACatcatacatgctgttattttaataatagcatgtaagctaggtcattttttttctttcttatctcgctttcttttctctatccttaatgtgagacaattaaaacgttggagttttatttggaatgcatttaattgatgtcttaatgaagaaaacaaaaggtttccaaattctctctctctttatttttcttttttcttcccttgctttctctttatatatcaatgtTATGTTGTAAGTTTTacactcaatatatatatatatatacaaagtagGAGGTGTAGCCATAAAAGGGATGATAGAAGTGTGATCTATGGCTTTTTGAACTCATATTATGTGATCTCCATCTCTATGTTAACCATAAAACATATCTAATATCGAAGTAGTGTTGTGAGAGAGTGGAGATTCTGCATTGAACAATGTATGCTGCCATGTTTATTCATGATCTGAACTATACTGTGATTACTTTGTAACCATGAACTATTTGCTCTCTGCGTTTTATTTGATTTCTTGCATTTAAAATATAGTTGCATTTGACCATTAACGGCCTCGATAGATTGGTGTATATAGGTGTTAGAATGTACCTGCATGCTACCATCAACAGTCTCCACAGATTGGTTGATACAATAGGTGAAATTCatatcatcaaaggtaattggTAAAACTTGCATGCACGTTACACTAAAAGGTGCCACAAGTAAAATTTTCAGCTCTCGAGGTTTGTCGTCCTCCTATATGAGGGCTTAACACATGTTTGTGAAgagtgttaaattattaattaaacgattaaatttataatttttatcgactaaaaataacaaacattgttgggaaaaaaaaaaaagtctcaggTCAATCCGTTCTTcacttttatttcatattaagaTGTCATCAAAGCTTCCATAACAGTGTAATAAGGTTTAAAATGAGATGAAAGAAATATGTGATTTCTCTAGTACGGCTTCTTCCCCACAATATTTCCAGGAGGATTATAGAAACATATAGTTATGCTAGTGCCCTCCTTCACACATCTAGCTTGAGCACACCCCAACTCCAGAGACTTCCTCCACACGACCTGAGTATAGACGCGGCACGTGTGGTTTGGCAGACACATGTTGTTGGCGTAGTTATAGTATTGCTTCTCTTTCACCCATGTATCAACGACCATGCGTGGTGTCAAGGTCTTGCCGCTTGTCCACAACTGGTTCCAACCATAATTGCGGTTGGTCAAGCTTGCCAAGCCGCATCtcattttgtttctttggtATCGGACTACTCGGCTTGCGGCATTAGCTAGCCCCTCGCTCCACTTGAGCGGGCTAACCCTAACTGCTGCCCTTGCTTGGTTGTGTCCTTGAAGGTACTCCTTGGCTGCGGTTGGCAGTGGTGCAGCCCCTTGTGCAGGGATGTGGGGTATGGCTAGAGCCATGATGAGTATAAGCAATGCGTAGGCCATTTTCTATGTAATGTGTGTTAGCTATGACCAATATTGGTGCAAGTGGGAGTTGCAATTATTTATAGCCACTAGGTTGGTAGGTCATCAAGTTCTTCCTAGTTTGTCCATATGTTTAAGGGAATCATTATGGGATGGAAGAAATATTATCAAGTGAAGGTAAGATAGAAAgacacccaaaaaaaaggaaaaaaaagagagggtaagatagaaagaagaaatagtTTTAAATCTAAGTCAACTATTGAATTAacttgatttattttatctattataACAACTCGATGATAGTCAAAGTCAAAGCCCTCTTGTTTTGTTGAGGACTAGGGAGTGAAGGTTAACATTTATACAAGTAGTAGAAATGTAGAATGGTGCATAGTTGGGCCTAAAATGAGGCTAAGAAAGCCCAGCTAGCAGCAAATCATGGTTGCACGTATATATAAGGATTATATGCTGGTTTCTATGTGGTTTGCACGTATCTATAAGGATCATATGCTGGTTTCTATGTGGTTTGCACGTATCTATAAGGATCATATGCTGGTTTCTATGTGGTTTGCACGTATATATAAGGATCAATGATTAACAATATATTGCAAAGTTTGAccatttagaatt
It contains:
- the LOC132188727 gene encoding uncharacterized protein LOC132188727 isoform X1; this translates as MGFEGSGVKELLRLRVTPKHMRSKSFPGKKKVEEDNLDRSFEASDHIKQDMEHLKDIKTKKKQSPKAEVQDSLKQEILQLEKRLQDQFEVRHALENALGYRSSSHDNTTETLVPKPATELIKEIAVLELEVVYLEQYLLSLYRKAFDQQISSVSPPAKDERSKSPINTPKLRILQASRPDITSMRESSAVQSGCEALDNPCKEPNAIGGEEKLLDSGVHRCHSSLSQRSAFLTRTSPPADSLAKALRACHSQPLSMMEYAQHASSNIISLAEHLGTRISDHVPETPNKLSEDMIKCMSALYCKLADPPLTHHGLSSPNSTMSSMSAFSPRDQCDMWSPGFRNNSSFDVRLDNPFHVEGLKEFSGPYSTMVEVPWIYRDGQKLGDTEPLLQNFRSLICQLEEVDPRKLKHEEKLAFWINIHNALVMHAFLAYGIPQNNVKRVFLLLKAAYNIGGHIISADTIQSSILGCRMSRPGQWLRLLLSPRTKFKSGDERQAYAIEHPEPLLHFALCSGSHSDPAVRVYTPKRVFQEMEAAKEEYIRATFGVSKNHKILLPKIVESFVKHSGLCPAGVIEMIQLSLPESLKKSVKKCQLGKSHKSIEWIPHNFTFRYLISKELVK
- the LOC132188727 gene encoding uncharacterized protein LOC132188727 isoform X2, giving the protein MGFEGSGVKELLRLRVTPKHMRSKSFPGKKKVEEDNLDRSFEASDHIKQDMEHLKDIKTKKKQSPKAEVQDSLKQEPATELIKEIAVLELEVVYLEQYLLSLYRKAFDQQISSVSPPAKDERSKSPINTPKLRILQASRPDITSMRESSAVQSGCEALDNPCKEPNAIGGEEKLLDSGVHRCHSSLSQRSAFLTRTSPPADSLAKALRACHSQPLSMMEYAQHASSNIISLAEHLGTRISDHVPETPNKLSEDMIKCMSALYCKLADPPLTHHGLSSPNSTMSSMSAFSPRDQCDMWSPGFRNNSSFDVRLDNPFHVEGLKEFSGPYSTMVEVPWIYRDGQKLGDTEPLLQNFRSLICQLEEVDPRKLKHEEKLAFWINIHNALVMHAFLAYGIPQNNVKRVFLLLKAAYNIGGHIISADTIQSSILGCRMSRPGQWLRLLLSPRTKFKSGDERQAYAIEHPEPLLHFALCSGSHSDPAVRVYTPKRVFQEMEAAKEEYIRATFGVSKNHKILLPKIVESFVKHSGLCPAGVIEMIQLSLPESLKKSVKKCQLGKSHKSIEWIPHNFTFRYLISKELVK
- the LOC132186179 gene encoding STS14 protein-like; its protein translation is MAYALLILIMALAIPHIVAQGAAPLPTAAKEYLEAHNQARAAVGVSPLKWSEELANAAGRVVRYQKNNMGCGLTKLHHKYQGNQVWTIFNKTMTPRMVVDRWVQEKQHYNYATNTCLSNHHTCNAYTLVVWRKSLELGCAQARCLKYGSSITICLYNPIGNIPGERPY
- the LOC132186125 gene encoding STS14 protein-like — its product is MAYALLILIMALAIPHIPAQGAAPLPTAAKEYLQGHNQARAAVRVSPLKWSEGLANAASRVVRYQRNKMRCGLASLTNRNYGWNQLWTSGKTLTPRMVVDTWVKEKQYYNYANNMCLPNHTCRVYTQVVWRKSLELGCAQARCVKEGTSITICFYNPPGNIVGKKPY